In the Ciconia boyciana chromosome 23, ASM3463844v1, whole genome shotgun sequence genome, one interval contains:
- the KCNC4 gene encoding voltage-gated potassium channel KCNC4 isoform X2, producing the protein MISSVCVSSYRGRKSGNKPPSKTCLKEEMGKGEESDKITINVGGTRHETYKSTLRTLPGTRLAWLADPDAQSNFDFDGKSNEFFFDRHPGIFSYVLNYYRTGKLHCPADICGPLFEEELTYWGIDETDVEPCCWMTYRQHRDAEEALDIFESPEPGGGAGGEEPEEEGGREMALQRLGMDDRPPGAAGAAGGGGCCRNWQPRMWALFEDPYSSKAARVVAFASLFFILVSITTFCLETHEAFNIDVNVTETLVVGNTTTILLTHKVETEPILTYIEGVCVLWFTLEFLVRIICCPDKLLFVKNLLNIIDFVAILPFYLEVGLSGLSSKAARDVLGFLRVVRFVRILRIFKLTRHFVGLRVLGHTLRASTNEFLLLIIFLALGVLIFATMIYYAERIGAKTSDPRGSDHTHFKNIPIGFWWAVVTMTTLGYGDMYPKTWSGMVVGALCALAGVLTIAMPVPVIVNNFGMYYSLAMAKQKLPKKKKKHIPRPAPLDSPTYCKSEENSPRNSTQSDTCPLAVEEGAAERKRSDSKQNGEANVVLSDEEQPLSPTDEKRPMRRSSTRDKNKKSSTCFLLATGDFSCAADGGIQKDTCQDVLSSSYPQGEVVTFS; encoded by the exons ATGATCAGCTCGGTGTGTGTCTCCTCCTACCGTGGACGCAAGTCTGGGAACAAACCACCCTCCAAAACATGCCTGAAGGAAGAGATGGGCAAAGGGGAAGAGTCGGACAAGATCACCATCAATGTAGGTGGCACCCGGCATGAGACCTACAAAAGCACCCTACGGACTTTGCCGGGCACCCGCCTGGCCTGGCTCGCCGACCCCGATGCCCAGAGCAACTTTGACTTTGATGGTAAAAGCAATGAGTTCTTCTTCGACCGTCACCCCGGGATCTTCTCCTACGTGCTCAACTACTACCGTACCGGCAAGCTGCACTGCCCCGCGGACATCTGCGGACCCCTCTTCGAGGAGGAGCTGACCTACTGGGGCATCGATGAGACGGACGTGGAACCCTGTTGCTGGATGACCTACCGCCAGCATCGCGATGCTGAAGAGGCCCTGGACATCTTCGAGAGTCCCGAGCCCGGTGGAGGGGCCGGTGGAGAGGAGCCTGAAGAGGAAGGGGGTAGGGAGATGGCCCTTCAACGCCTGGGCATGGATGACAGGccgccgggggcagcgggggctgccggAGGGGGTGGCTGCTGTCGGAATTGGCAGCCCAGGATGTGGGCGCTCTTTGAGGATCCCTACTCGTCCAAGGCGGCAAGG GTAGTTGCTTTTGCCTCGCTTTTCTTCATCCTGGTCTCCATCACAACCTTCTGCCTGGAGACGCACGAGGCCTTCAACATCGACGTCAATGTGACGGAGACCCTCGTGGTTGGCAACACCACGACGATCCTGCTGACGCATAAAGTGGAGACGGAGCCCATCCTCACCTACATCGAAGGGGTCTGTGTCCTGTGGTTCACCCTCGAGTTCCTGGTTCGTATCATCTGCTGTCCAGATAAGCTTCTCTTCGTTAAAAACCTGCTCAACATCATTGACTTTGTGGCCATCTTGCCCTTCTACCTGGAGGTAGGTCTCAGTGGCCTGTCCTCCAAAGCTGCCCGGGACGTACTGGGCTTCCTACGGGTGGTCCGTTTCGTCCGGATCCTCCGGATCTTCAAGCTGACACGGCACTTTGTGGGTCTCCGGGTGCTGGGCCACACACTCCGGGCCAGCACCAACGAATTCCTGCTCCTCATCATCTTCCTCGCCTTGGGGGTCTTGATTTTCGCCACTATGATCTACTATGCTGAGCGGATCGGAGCCAAGACATCCGACCCCCGCGGGAGCGACCACACTCACTTTAAGAACATCCCCATTGGGTTCTGGTGGGCTGTGGTCACGATGACGACCCTGGGCTACGGCGACATGTACCCCAAGACCTGGTCGGGCATGGTGGTGGGGGCTCTCTGCGCGTTGGCTGGGGTGCTCACCATCGCCATGCCCGTGCCCGTCATTGTCAATAACTTTGGGATGTACTATTCGTTGGCCATGGCCAAGCAGAAGCTgccaaagaagaagaaaaagcatataCCCCGTCCGGCCCCGCTGGACTCCCCTACCTACTGCAAATCCGAGGAAAACTCCCCCCGTAACAGCACCCAGAGCGACACTTGCCCGTTGGCAGTAGAGGAGGGGGCGGCTGAGCGGAAACGGTCAG ACTCTAAGCAGAACGGTGAGGCCAACGTGGTGCTGTCAGACGAGGAGCAGCCGCTGTCACCGACCGATGAGAAGCGGCCCATGCGGCGCTCCAGCACCCGGGATAAGAACAAGAAATCTTCCACGTGCTTCCTGCTGGCCACGGGTGACTTCTCCTGTGCAGCGGATGGAGGCATCCAGAAAG ACACCTGCCAAGACGTCCTCTCTTCCAGTTACCCCCAGGGCGAGGTGGTCACCTTCTCCTGA
- the KCNC4 gene encoding voltage-gated potassium channel KCNC4 isoform X1, with amino-acid sequence MISSVCVSSYRGRKSGNKPPSKTCLKEEMGKGEESDKITINVGGTRHETYKSTLRTLPGTRLAWLADPDAQSNFDFDGKSNEFFFDRHPGIFSYVLNYYRTGKLHCPADICGPLFEEELTYWGIDETDVEPCCWMTYRQHRDAEEALDIFESPEPGGGAGGEEPEEEGGREMALQRLGMDDRPPGAAGAAGGGGCCRNWQPRMWALFEDPYSSKAARVVAFASLFFILVSITTFCLETHEAFNIDVNVTETLVVGNTTTILLTHKVETEPILTYIEGVCVLWFTLEFLVRIICCPDKLLFVKNLLNIIDFVAILPFYLEVGLSGLSSKAARDVLGFLRVVRFVRILRIFKLTRHFVGLRVLGHTLRASTNEFLLLIIFLALGVLIFATMIYYAERIGAKTSDPRGSDHTHFKNIPIGFWWAVVTMTTLGYGDMYPKTWSGMVVGALCALAGVLTIAMPVPVIVNNFGMYYSLAMAKQKLPKKKKKHIPRPAPLDSPTYCKSEENSPRNSTQSDTCPLAVEEGAAERKRSDSKQNGEANVVLSDEEQPLSPTDEKRPMRRSSTRDKNKKSSTCFLLATGDFSCAADGGIQKGYGKSRSLSSIDGVAGSTVGLAPLASRCSSPCPLRRPCSPVPSIL; translated from the exons ATGATCAGCTCGGTGTGTGTCTCCTCCTACCGTGGACGCAAGTCTGGGAACAAACCACCCTCCAAAACATGCCTGAAGGAAGAGATGGGCAAAGGGGAAGAGTCGGACAAGATCACCATCAATGTAGGTGGCACCCGGCATGAGACCTACAAAAGCACCCTACGGACTTTGCCGGGCACCCGCCTGGCCTGGCTCGCCGACCCCGATGCCCAGAGCAACTTTGACTTTGATGGTAAAAGCAATGAGTTCTTCTTCGACCGTCACCCCGGGATCTTCTCCTACGTGCTCAACTACTACCGTACCGGCAAGCTGCACTGCCCCGCGGACATCTGCGGACCCCTCTTCGAGGAGGAGCTGACCTACTGGGGCATCGATGAGACGGACGTGGAACCCTGTTGCTGGATGACCTACCGCCAGCATCGCGATGCTGAAGAGGCCCTGGACATCTTCGAGAGTCCCGAGCCCGGTGGAGGGGCCGGTGGAGAGGAGCCTGAAGAGGAAGGGGGTAGGGAGATGGCCCTTCAACGCCTGGGCATGGATGACAGGccgccgggggcagcgggggctgccggAGGGGGTGGCTGCTGTCGGAATTGGCAGCCCAGGATGTGGGCGCTCTTTGAGGATCCCTACTCGTCCAAGGCGGCAAGG GTAGTTGCTTTTGCCTCGCTTTTCTTCATCCTGGTCTCCATCACAACCTTCTGCCTGGAGACGCACGAGGCCTTCAACATCGACGTCAATGTGACGGAGACCCTCGTGGTTGGCAACACCACGACGATCCTGCTGACGCATAAAGTGGAGACGGAGCCCATCCTCACCTACATCGAAGGGGTCTGTGTCCTGTGGTTCACCCTCGAGTTCCTGGTTCGTATCATCTGCTGTCCAGATAAGCTTCTCTTCGTTAAAAACCTGCTCAACATCATTGACTTTGTGGCCATCTTGCCCTTCTACCTGGAGGTAGGTCTCAGTGGCCTGTCCTCCAAAGCTGCCCGGGACGTACTGGGCTTCCTACGGGTGGTCCGTTTCGTCCGGATCCTCCGGATCTTCAAGCTGACACGGCACTTTGTGGGTCTCCGGGTGCTGGGCCACACACTCCGGGCCAGCACCAACGAATTCCTGCTCCTCATCATCTTCCTCGCCTTGGGGGTCTTGATTTTCGCCACTATGATCTACTATGCTGAGCGGATCGGAGCCAAGACATCCGACCCCCGCGGGAGCGACCACACTCACTTTAAGAACATCCCCATTGGGTTCTGGTGGGCTGTGGTCACGATGACGACCCTGGGCTACGGCGACATGTACCCCAAGACCTGGTCGGGCATGGTGGTGGGGGCTCTCTGCGCGTTGGCTGGGGTGCTCACCATCGCCATGCCCGTGCCCGTCATTGTCAATAACTTTGGGATGTACTATTCGTTGGCCATGGCCAAGCAGAAGCTgccaaagaagaagaaaaagcatataCCCCGTCCGGCCCCGCTGGACTCCCCTACCTACTGCAAATCCGAGGAAAACTCCCCCCGTAACAGCACCCAGAGCGACACTTGCCCGTTGGCAGTAGAGGAGGGGGCGGCTGAGCGGAAACGGTCAG ACTCTAAGCAGAACGGTGAGGCCAACGTGGTGCTGTCAGACGAGGAGCAGCCGCTGTCACCGACCGATGAGAAGCGGCCCATGCGGCGCTCCAGCACCCGGGATAAGAACAAGAAATCTTCCACGTGCTTCCTGCTGGCCACGGGTGACTTCTCCTGTGCAGCGGATGGAGGCATCCAGAAAG GCTATGGAAAATCCCGAAGCCTAAGCAGCATAGATGGTGTGGCAGGATCCACGGTGGGCTTGGCTCCCCTCGCGTCCCgctgcagctctccctgtcCTCTGCGGCGTCCCTGCTCTCCCGTCCCCTCCATCCTCTAA
- the KCNC4 gene encoding voltage-gated potassium channel KCNC4 isoform X4 → MISSVCVSSYRGRKSGNKPPSKTCLKEEMGKGEESDKITINVGGTRHETYKSTLRTLPGTRLAWLADPDAQSNFDFDGKSNEFFFDRHPGIFSYVLNYYRTGKLHCPADICGPLFEEELTYWGIDETDVEPCCWMTYRQHRDAEEALDIFESPEPGGGAGGEEPEEEGGREMALQRLGMDDRPPGAAGAAGGGGCCRNWQPRMWALFEDPYSSKAARVVAFASLFFILVSITTFCLETHEAFNIDVNVTETLVVGNTTTILLTHKVETEPILTYIEGVCVLWFTLEFLVRIICCPDKLLFVKNLLNIIDFVAILPFYLEVGLSGLSSKAARDVLGFLRVVRFVRILRIFKLTRHFVGLRVLGHTLRASTNEFLLLIIFLALGVLIFATMIYYAERIGAKTSDPRGSDHTHFKNIPIGFWWAVVTMTTLGYGDMYPKTWSGMVVGALCALAGVLTIAMPVPVIVNNFGMYYSLAMAKQKLPKKKKKHIPRPAPLDSPTYCKSEENSPRNSTQSDTCPLAVEEGAAERKRSTLSLHPNTNEEQPLSPTDEKRPMRRSSTRDKNKKSSTCFLLATGYGKSRSLSSIDGVAGSTVGLAPLASRCSSPCPLRRPCSPVPSIL, encoded by the exons ATGATCAGCTCGGTGTGTGTCTCCTCCTACCGTGGACGCAAGTCTGGGAACAAACCACCCTCCAAAACATGCCTGAAGGAAGAGATGGGCAAAGGGGAAGAGTCGGACAAGATCACCATCAATGTAGGTGGCACCCGGCATGAGACCTACAAAAGCACCCTACGGACTTTGCCGGGCACCCGCCTGGCCTGGCTCGCCGACCCCGATGCCCAGAGCAACTTTGACTTTGATGGTAAAAGCAATGAGTTCTTCTTCGACCGTCACCCCGGGATCTTCTCCTACGTGCTCAACTACTACCGTACCGGCAAGCTGCACTGCCCCGCGGACATCTGCGGACCCCTCTTCGAGGAGGAGCTGACCTACTGGGGCATCGATGAGACGGACGTGGAACCCTGTTGCTGGATGACCTACCGCCAGCATCGCGATGCTGAAGAGGCCCTGGACATCTTCGAGAGTCCCGAGCCCGGTGGAGGGGCCGGTGGAGAGGAGCCTGAAGAGGAAGGGGGTAGGGAGATGGCCCTTCAACGCCTGGGCATGGATGACAGGccgccgggggcagcgggggctgccggAGGGGGTGGCTGCTGTCGGAATTGGCAGCCCAGGATGTGGGCGCTCTTTGAGGATCCCTACTCGTCCAAGGCGGCAAGG GTAGTTGCTTTTGCCTCGCTTTTCTTCATCCTGGTCTCCATCACAACCTTCTGCCTGGAGACGCACGAGGCCTTCAACATCGACGTCAATGTGACGGAGACCCTCGTGGTTGGCAACACCACGACGATCCTGCTGACGCATAAAGTGGAGACGGAGCCCATCCTCACCTACATCGAAGGGGTCTGTGTCCTGTGGTTCACCCTCGAGTTCCTGGTTCGTATCATCTGCTGTCCAGATAAGCTTCTCTTCGTTAAAAACCTGCTCAACATCATTGACTTTGTGGCCATCTTGCCCTTCTACCTGGAGGTAGGTCTCAGTGGCCTGTCCTCCAAAGCTGCCCGGGACGTACTGGGCTTCCTACGGGTGGTCCGTTTCGTCCGGATCCTCCGGATCTTCAAGCTGACACGGCACTTTGTGGGTCTCCGGGTGCTGGGCCACACACTCCGGGCCAGCACCAACGAATTCCTGCTCCTCATCATCTTCCTCGCCTTGGGGGTCTTGATTTTCGCCACTATGATCTACTATGCTGAGCGGATCGGAGCCAAGACATCCGACCCCCGCGGGAGCGACCACACTCACTTTAAGAACATCCCCATTGGGTTCTGGTGGGCTGTGGTCACGATGACGACCCTGGGCTACGGCGACATGTACCCCAAGACCTGGTCGGGCATGGTGGTGGGGGCTCTCTGCGCGTTGGCTGGGGTGCTCACCATCGCCATGCCCGTGCCCGTCATTGTCAATAACTTTGGGATGTACTATTCGTTGGCCATGGCCAAGCAGAAGCTgccaaagaagaagaaaaagcatataCCCCGTCCGGCCCCGCTGGACTCCCCTACCTACTGCAAATCCGAGGAAAACTCCCCCCGTAACAGCACCCAGAGCGACACTTGCCCGTTGGCAGTAGAGGAGGGGGCGGCTGAGCGGAAACG GTCAACCCTATCCCTTCACCCCAACACCA ACGAGGAGCAGCCGCTGTCACCGACCGATGAGAAGCGGCCCATGCGGCGCTCCAGCACCCGGGATAAGAACAAGAAATCTTCCACGTGCTTCCTGCTGGCCACGG GCTATGGAAAATCCCGAAGCCTAAGCAGCATAGATGGTGTGGCAGGATCCACGGTGGGCTTGGCTCCCCTCGCGTCCCgctgcagctctccctgtcCTCTGCGGCGTCCCTGCTCTCCCGTCCCCTCCATCCTCTAA
- the KCNC4 gene encoding voltage-gated potassium channel KCNC4 isoform X3: protein MISSVCVSSYRGRKSGNKPPSKTCLKEEMGKGEESDKITINVGGTRHETYKSTLRTLPGTRLAWLADPDAQSNFDFDGKSNEFFFDRHPGIFSYVLNYYRTGKLHCPADICGPLFEEELTYWGIDETDVEPCCWMTYRQHRDAEEALDIFESPEPGGGAGGEEPEEEGGREMALQRLGMDDRPPGAAGAAGGGGCCRNWQPRMWALFEDPYSSKAARVVAFASLFFILVSITTFCLETHEAFNIDVNVTETLVVGNTTTILLTHKVETEPILTYIEGVCVLWFTLEFLVRIICCPDKLLFVKNLLNIIDFVAILPFYLEVGLSGLSSKAARDVLGFLRVVRFVRILRIFKLTRHFVGLRVLGHTLRASTNEFLLLIIFLALGVLIFATMIYYAERIGAKTSDPRGSDHTHFKNIPIGFWWAVVTMTTLGYGDMYPKTWSGMVVGALCALAGVLTIAMPVPVIVNNFGMYYSLAMAKQKLPKKKKKHIPRPAPLDSPTYCKSEENSPRNSTQSDTCPLAVEEGAAERKRSTLSLHPNTNEEQPLSPTDEKRPMRRSSTRDKNKKSSTCFLLATGDFSCAADGGIQKGYGKSRSLSSIDGVAGSTVGLAPLASRCSSPCPLRRPCSPVPSIL, encoded by the exons ATGATCAGCTCGGTGTGTGTCTCCTCCTACCGTGGACGCAAGTCTGGGAACAAACCACCCTCCAAAACATGCCTGAAGGAAGAGATGGGCAAAGGGGAAGAGTCGGACAAGATCACCATCAATGTAGGTGGCACCCGGCATGAGACCTACAAAAGCACCCTACGGACTTTGCCGGGCACCCGCCTGGCCTGGCTCGCCGACCCCGATGCCCAGAGCAACTTTGACTTTGATGGTAAAAGCAATGAGTTCTTCTTCGACCGTCACCCCGGGATCTTCTCCTACGTGCTCAACTACTACCGTACCGGCAAGCTGCACTGCCCCGCGGACATCTGCGGACCCCTCTTCGAGGAGGAGCTGACCTACTGGGGCATCGATGAGACGGACGTGGAACCCTGTTGCTGGATGACCTACCGCCAGCATCGCGATGCTGAAGAGGCCCTGGACATCTTCGAGAGTCCCGAGCCCGGTGGAGGGGCCGGTGGAGAGGAGCCTGAAGAGGAAGGGGGTAGGGAGATGGCCCTTCAACGCCTGGGCATGGATGACAGGccgccgggggcagcgggggctgccggAGGGGGTGGCTGCTGTCGGAATTGGCAGCCCAGGATGTGGGCGCTCTTTGAGGATCCCTACTCGTCCAAGGCGGCAAGG GTAGTTGCTTTTGCCTCGCTTTTCTTCATCCTGGTCTCCATCACAACCTTCTGCCTGGAGACGCACGAGGCCTTCAACATCGACGTCAATGTGACGGAGACCCTCGTGGTTGGCAACACCACGACGATCCTGCTGACGCATAAAGTGGAGACGGAGCCCATCCTCACCTACATCGAAGGGGTCTGTGTCCTGTGGTTCACCCTCGAGTTCCTGGTTCGTATCATCTGCTGTCCAGATAAGCTTCTCTTCGTTAAAAACCTGCTCAACATCATTGACTTTGTGGCCATCTTGCCCTTCTACCTGGAGGTAGGTCTCAGTGGCCTGTCCTCCAAAGCTGCCCGGGACGTACTGGGCTTCCTACGGGTGGTCCGTTTCGTCCGGATCCTCCGGATCTTCAAGCTGACACGGCACTTTGTGGGTCTCCGGGTGCTGGGCCACACACTCCGGGCCAGCACCAACGAATTCCTGCTCCTCATCATCTTCCTCGCCTTGGGGGTCTTGATTTTCGCCACTATGATCTACTATGCTGAGCGGATCGGAGCCAAGACATCCGACCCCCGCGGGAGCGACCACACTCACTTTAAGAACATCCCCATTGGGTTCTGGTGGGCTGTGGTCACGATGACGACCCTGGGCTACGGCGACATGTACCCCAAGACCTGGTCGGGCATGGTGGTGGGGGCTCTCTGCGCGTTGGCTGGGGTGCTCACCATCGCCATGCCCGTGCCCGTCATTGTCAATAACTTTGGGATGTACTATTCGTTGGCCATGGCCAAGCAGAAGCTgccaaagaagaagaaaaagcatataCCCCGTCCGGCCCCGCTGGACTCCCCTACCTACTGCAAATCCGAGGAAAACTCCCCCCGTAACAGCACCCAGAGCGACACTTGCCCGTTGGCAGTAGAGGAGGGGGCGGCTGAGCGGAAACG GTCAACCCTATCCCTTCACCCCAACACCA ACGAGGAGCAGCCGCTGTCACCGACCGATGAGAAGCGGCCCATGCGGCGCTCCAGCACCCGGGATAAGAACAAGAAATCTTCCACGTGCTTCCTGCTGGCCACGGGTGACTTCTCCTGTGCAGCGGATGGAGGCATCCAGAAAG GCTATGGAAAATCCCGAAGCCTAAGCAGCATAGATGGTGTGGCAGGATCCACGGTGGGCTTGGCTCCCCTCGCGTCCCgctgcagctctccctgtcCTCTGCGGCGTCCCTGCTCTCCCGTCCCCTCCATCCTCTAA
- the KCNC4 gene encoding voltage-gated potassium channel KCNC4 isoform X5, translating to MISSVCVSSYRGRKSGNKPPSKTCLKEEMGKGEESDKITINVGGTRHETYKSTLRTLPGTRLAWLADPDAQSNFDFDGKSNEFFFDRHPGIFSYVLNYYRTGKLHCPADICGPLFEEELTYWGIDETDVEPCCWMTYRQHRDAEEALDIFESPEPGGGAGGEEPEEEGGREMALQRLGMDDRPPGAAGAAGGGGCCRNWQPRMWALFEDPYSSKAARVVAFASLFFILVSITTFCLETHEAFNIDVNVTETLVVGNTTTILLTHKVETEPILTYIEGVCVLWFTLEFLVRIICCPDKLLFVKNLLNIIDFVAILPFYLEVGLSGLSSKAARDVLGFLRVVRFVRILRIFKLTRHFVGLRVLGHTLRASTNEFLLLIIFLALGVLIFATMIYYAERIGAKTSDPRGSDHTHFKNIPIGFWWAVVTMTTLGYGDMYPKTWSGMVVGALCALAGVLTIAMPVPVIVNNFGMYYSLAMAKQKLPKKKKKHIPRPAPLDSPTYCKSEENSPRNSTQSDTCPLAVEEGAAERKRSEKRPMRRSSTRDKNKKSSTCFLLATGDFSCAADGGIQKGYGKSRSLSSIDGVAGSTVGLAPLASRCSSPCPLRRPCSPVPSIL from the exons ATGATCAGCTCGGTGTGTGTCTCCTCCTACCGTGGACGCAAGTCTGGGAACAAACCACCCTCCAAAACATGCCTGAAGGAAGAGATGGGCAAAGGGGAAGAGTCGGACAAGATCACCATCAATGTAGGTGGCACCCGGCATGAGACCTACAAAAGCACCCTACGGACTTTGCCGGGCACCCGCCTGGCCTGGCTCGCCGACCCCGATGCCCAGAGCAACTTTGACTTTGATGGTAAAAGCAATGAGTTCTTCTTCGACCGTCACCCCGGGATCTTCTCCTACGTGCTCAACTACTACCGTACCGGCAAGCTGCACTGCCCCGCGGACATCTGCGGACCCCTCTTCGAGGAGGAGCTGACCTACTGGGGCATCGATGAGACGGACGTGGAACCCTGTTGCTGGATGACCTACCGCCAGCATCGCGATGCTGAAGAGGCCCTGGACATCTTCGAGAGTCCCGAGCCCGGTGGAGGGGCCGGTGGAGAGGAGCCTGAAGAGGAAGGGGGTAGGGAGATGGCCCTTCAACGCCTGGGCATGGATGACAGGccgccgggggcagcgggggctgccggAGGGGGTGGCTGCTGTCGGAATTGGCAGCCCAGGATGTGGGCGCTCTTTGAGGATCCCTACTCGTCCAAGGCGGCAAGG GTAGTTGCTTTTGCCTCGCTTTTCTTCATCCTGGTCTCCATCACAACCTTCTGCCTGGAGACGCACGAGGCCTTCAACATCGACGTCAATGTGACGGAGACCCTCGTGGTTGGCAACACCACGACGATCCTGCTGACGCATAAAGTGGAGACGGAGCCCATCCTCACCTACATCGAAGGGGTCTGTGTCCTGTGGTTCACCCTCGAGTTCCTGGTTCGTATCATCTGCTGTCCAGATAAGCTTCTCTTCGTTAAAAACCTGCTCAACATCATTGACTTTGTGGCCATCTTGCCCTTCTACCTGGAGGTAGGTCTCAGTGGCCTGTCCTCCAAAGCTGCCCGGGACGTACTGGGCTTCCTACGGGTGGTCCGTTTCGTCCGGATCCTCCGGATCTTCAAGCTGACACGGCACTTTGTGGGTCTCCGGGTGCTGGGCCACACACTCCGGGCCAGCACCAACGAATTCCTGCTCCTCATCATCTTCCTCGCCTTGGGGGTCTTGATTTTCGCCACTATGATCTACTATGCTGAGCGGATCGGAGCCAAGACATCCGACCCCCGCGGGAGCGACCACACTCACTTTAAGAACATCCCCATTGGGTTCTGGTGGGCTGTGGTCACGATGACGACCCTGGGCTACGGCGACATGTACCCCAAGACCTGGTCGGGCATGGTGGTGGGGGCTCTCTGCGCGTTGGCTGGGGTGCTCACCATCGCCATGCCCGTGCCCGTCATTGTCAATAACTTTGGGATGTACTATTCGTTGGCCATGGCCAAGCAGAAGCTgccaaagaagaagaaaaagcatataCCCCGTCCGGCCCCGCTGGACTCCCCTACCTACTGCAAATCCGAGGAAAACTCCCCCCGTAACAGCACCCAGAGCGACACTTGCCCGTTGGCAGTAGAGGAGGGGGCGGCTGAGCGGAAACGGTCAG AG AAGCGGCCCATGCGGCGCTCCAGCACCCGGGATAAGAACAAGAAATCTTCCACGTGCTTCCTGCTGGCCACGGGTGACTTCTCCTGTGCAGCGGATGGAGGCATCCAGAAAG GCTATGGAAAATCCCGAAGCCTAAGCAGCATAGATGGTGTGGCAGGATCCACGGTGGGCTTGGCTCCCCTCGCGTCCCgctgcagctctccctgtcCTCTGCGGCGTCCCTGCTCTCCCGTCCCCTCCATCCTCTAA